Proteins encoded by one window of Blautia argi:
- a CDS encoding polysaccharide deacetylase family protein, with the protein MKKWITAVCVLLFLAVFLSGGKGMEKAQETAGELLDEEHPRIALTFDDGPHSIYTEKLLDGLKEREIPATFFLIGKNIEGNEGLVKRMQKEGHLIGNHTYHHVNLKKISESQAKEEILLTCNKIYENTGVCPSFVRPPFGAWRQNLDFQITMFPVSWNVDSLDWTTENTEKIVKRVVKDVQEGDIILMHDIFQSSVDAALQVADILEEQGYEFVTVEELLLE; encoded by the coding sequence ATGAAAAAGTGGATAACAGCAGTCTGTGTTCTCCTGTTTCTGGCAGTCTTCCTGTCCGGAGGAAAAGGCATGGAAAAAGCGCAGGAAACAGCAGGAGAACTTTTAGACGAAGAACACCCACGCATCGCCCTGACCTTTGACGATGGCCCGCATAGTATTTATACAGAGAAATTGCTGGACGGATTAAAAGAGCGGGAGATTCCGGCTACCTTTTTTCTTATTGGAAAGAATATAGAGGGAAACGAAGGGCTGGTAAAGCGTATGCAAAAGGAAGGGCATCTCATTGGAAATCACACCTATCACCATGTAAACTTAAAGAAGATTTCAGAAAGCCAGGCAAAAGAGGAGATTTTGCTTACCTGTAATAAAATTTATGAAAATACAGGAGTCTGTCCTTCTTTTGTCCGTCCGCCTTTTGGTGCATGGAGACAGAACCTGGATTTTCAGATTACTATGTTTCCGGTATCCTGGAACGTGGATTCTTTGGACTGGACCACAGAAAATACGGAAAAAATTGTGAAAAGGGTAGTGAAAGATGTGCAGGAAGGTGATATTATTTTAATGCATGATATTTTTCAGTCTTCTGTAGATGCTGCGCTGCAGGTGGCAGATATACTGGAAGAGCAGGGATATGAATTTGTTACAGTAGAAGAACTGCTGTTGGAATAG